Proteins from a genomic interval of Numenius arquata chromosome 18, bNumArq3.hap1.1, whole genome shotgun sequence:
- the MIS12 gene encoding protein MIS12 homolog, translated as MSVNPMAYEAQFFGFTPQTCMLRVYIAFQDYLFEMMLVVESVILKKLDGFPGCKISPSQIRKSTEKFLLFMKEHFDKLFSKMEEVLLQLVLNIPENVLLPEDKVHEQYPYTKEQFQALQDEIQQLQQQYRAEASAGQALRAELEEQDAVRAELEKILQWFDGLDNICREHGTSNFKESFAFLTQNSKKLQDVLKDVEKKSNKIKKHDQLL; from the coding sequence ATGTCGGTCAATCCCATGGCCTACGAAGCGCAGTTCTTCGGCTTCACCCCCCAGACGTGCATGCTGCGCGTCTACATCGCCTTCCAGGACTACCTCTTCGAAATGATGCTGGTGGTGGAGAGCGTGATCCTGAAGAAGCTGGATGGGTTCCCCGGCTGTAAAATCAGCCCCAGCCAAATCCGGAAAAGCACGGAGAAATTCCTTCTCTTCATGAAGGAGCACTTTGACAAGCTCTTCAGTAAAATGGAagaagtgctgctgcagctggtatTAAACATCCCTGAGAATGTGCTCCTTCCCGAGGACAAGGTCCATGAGCAGTATCCCTACACCAAAGAACAGTTCCAGGCGCTTCAGGACGAgatccagcagctgcagcagcagtacAGGGCCGAGGCCTCCGCTGGGCAGGCGCTGCGAGCGGAGCTGGAAGAACAGGACGCTGTTCGGGCCGAGCTTGAGAAGATTTTGCAGTGGTTTGATGGGCTCGACAATATCTGTAGGGAGCACGGGACCAGCAACTTCAAAGAAAGCTTTGCATTCTTGACGCAGAACTCTAAGAAACTGCAAGATGTGCTGAAAGatgttgaaaagaaaagcaacaaaataaagaagCATGATCAGTTAttgtaa
- the DERL2 gene encoding derlin-2 isoform X3, whose translation MAYQTFRQEYLQVPPVTRAYTTACVLTTAAVQLELITPFQLYFNPELIFKHFQALPLGIYIFS comes from the exons ATGGCGTACCAGACCTTCCGGCAGGAGTACCTGCAGGTGCCGCCTGTGACGCGGGCCTACACCACGGCCTGCGTCCTCACCACCGCCGCCGTG CAATTAGAACTAATCACGCCCTTCCAGCTGTATTTCAACCCTGAACTAATATTTAAACACTTTCAA GCATTGCCGTTgggcatatatattttttcttag
- the DERL2 gene encoding derlin-2 isoform X1: MAYQTFRQEYLQVPPVTRAYTTACVLTTAAVQLELITPFQLYFNPELIFKHFQVWRLITNYLFFGPVGFNFLFNMIFLYRYCRMLEEGSFRGRTADFVFMFLFGGLLMTVFGLFVNLVFLGQAFTIMLVYVWSRRNPYVRMNFFGLLIFQAPFLPWVLMGFSLLLGNSIIVDLLGIAVGHIYFFLEDVFPNQPGGRRLLRTPSVLKAIFDTPEDDPNYNPLPEERPGGFAWGEGQRLGG, translated from the exons ATGGCGTACCAGACCTTCCGGCAGGAGTACCTGCAGGTGCCGCCTGTGACGCGGGCCTACACCACGGCCTGCGTCCTCACCACCGCCGCCGTG CAATTAGAACTAATCACGCCCTTCCAGCTGTATTTCAACCCTGAACTAATATTTAAACACTTTCAA GTATGGAGGTTAATCACAAACTACTTATTCTTTGGACCAGttggctttaattttttatttaacatgATCTTTTT ATATCGTTACTGCCGAATGCTTGAAGAAGGCTCTTTTCGAGGTCGGACGGCAGATTTTGTATTTATGTTCCTTTTTGGAGGACTTTTAATGact GTTTTTGGCCTGTTTGTGAACTTGGTTTTCTTGGGTCAGGCATTCACAATAATGCTGGTGTATGTGTGGAGCCGCAGGAATCCCTATGTCCGGATGAACTTTTTTGGCCTTCTCATCTTTCAAGCCCCATTTCTACCCTGGGTATTGATGGGCTTTTCACTGCTTTTGGGGAACTCCATCATTGTGGATCTCCTGG GCATTGCCGTTgggcatatatattttttcttagagGATGTCTTTCCCAATCAGCCCGGTGGTAGAAGGCTTCTGAGAACACCATCTGTCCT gaAAGCAATATTTGATACACCAGAGGATGACCCTAATTACAATCCCTTGCCAGAAGAACGACCAGGAGGATTTGCGTGGGGAGAAGGTCAGCGCCTTGGAGGCTAA
- the DERL2 gene encoding derlin-2 isoform X2, whose translation MAYQTFRQEYLQVPPVTRAYTTACVLTTAAQLELITPFQLYFNPELIFKHFQVWRLITNYLFFGPVGFNFLFNMIFLYRYCRMLEEGSFRGRTADFVFMFLFGGLLMTVFGLFVNLVFLGQAFTIMLVYVWSRRNPYVRMNFFGLLIFQAPFLPWVLMGFSLLLGNSIIVDLLGIAVGHIYFFLEDVFPNQPGGRRLLRTPSVLKAIFDTPEDDPNYNPLPEERPGGFAWGEGQRLGG comes from the exons ATGGCGTACCAGACCTTCCGGCAGGAGTACCTGCAGGTGCCGCCTGTGACGCGGGCCTACACCACGGCCTGCGTCCTCACCACCGCCGCC CAATTAGAACTAATCACGCCCTTCCAGCTGTATTTCAACCCTGAACTAATATTTAAACACTTTCAA GTATGGAGGTTAATCACAAACTACTTATTCTTTGGACCAGttggctttaattttttatttaacatgATCTTTTT ATATCGTTACTGCCGAATGCTTGAAGAAGGCTCTTTTCGAGGTCGGACGGCAGATTTTGTATTTATGTTCCTTTTTGGAGGACTTTTAATGact GTTTTTGGCCTGTTTGTGAACTTGGTTTTCTTGGGTCAGGCATTCACAATAATGCTGGTGTATGTGTGGAGCCGCAGGAATCCCTATGTCCGGATGAACTTTTTTGGCCTTCTCATCTTTCAAGCCCCATTTCTACCCTGGGTATTGATGGGCTTTTCACTGCTTTTGGGGAACTCCATCATTGTGGATCTCCTGG GCATTGCCGTTgggcatatatattttttcttagagGATGTCTTTCCCAATCAGCCCGGTGGTAGAAGGCTTCTGAGAACACCATCTGTCCT gaAAGCAATATTTGATACACCAGAGGATGACCCTAATTACAATCCCTTGCCAGAAGAACGACCAGGAGGATTTGCGTGGGGAGAAGGTCAGCGCCTTGGAGGCTAA